DNA from Sorex araneus isolate mSorAra2 chromosome 6, mSorAra2.pri, whole genome shotgun sequence:
cttcTAATATGGTCATGGTATGATTGGAAAAGCTATACTATAAACATTGATTTACTTATCCAAtaaatttcagattttatttgcaCTTTATTATCATTCATATTAGTCTTCCTGTTCAGTCCTAGAATTCAATCTGAATAGCACAGTGTTTGTGTCAAGTATctttttatctaaattttaattatttattgattcACTATTGGTTTCTGGTAGTATTCAATTTCAGAGTTTGAGTATATAATCAATTTTTACCCATATTATAACCAAACTTCATGTAattttctatgtgtatatgtatgtagtTTTCACTAATACCTCTATAATCTTATACTTTTCATCTCAATAGGTATGCAATTTACATCACTGCTACCAGCAAATTATCAATACTATTTCATGCTCCAAGAGACTCCTCCCTCTGACTGTGGAGAttagattttgttaattttttgtttctgatcAGTTCTTTGTTTCAGAAATGTACATTTAACATGAGCAAATCTTTAGTAATCGCCTTTCCTCTCTTATTTTGTTCAATAAGAATAATCACCTAAAAATCATCCACTtagtctcactgtcactgtcactgtcatcttgttgctcatcgatttgctggaacgggcaccagtaacatctccattgtgaaacttgttacagttatgacatatcgaatactccatgggtagcttgccaggctctgccatgtgggcaagatactcttggtagcttgccgggctctctgagaaggacggaggaataaaacctgggtgcatatcatttttaaaattacatgaaaaataGGAATTCTTGAATTTTACTAGATTTTCAAGTGCACTTTTAGATGGAATTCAGTCCTTGGGCTGATCTCATTGGAGGAATTTAGAGTGCTAGCATCcagataagattttgtccttgagttaatcccctcgAACTTCTtcggaaggaagggctttacatctattCCTTTTACATCTATTacatttattctttgtttataaTAATGTTCAAGAACAGCTATGTGTAATCGCTACCCCCCAACCCTTTCTGACTTTTCTATAATTAATGccgtgagacttgaataaatggccactgattaccaactaGCCCATTGTCCCCATTCCCTCTGTCCTTTTCCAGGGATCTGACAAGAGCTGAAGTGTCTTCCCACCCACTGGGGTTACTGCAATAGGTGAGGTGAGAGCGGCCAATCACCTCCAGGCTGGCCCAGGATCCAGCAGGATTCCCCATCCACTCACTTCCATTGAAGCTGGTGGGCCCctacgggtggctcatgtgagtccaagaggagagagatgatCACTTTCTCCTGATTGTCCCTGCCACCATGAGACCAACTGGGCTGAcagtctgcaatgagccccttTTGGCTTGGACATCGAGTCCAAGCCAGCCCTAACAAAGTGGCTGTCAAGACACACATGATGTCCATTTGGTCTTCTCACCACAGGccttaatcccaccaccagatttcATGGGCAGCCACAGACCCAGATGGAGAAACCAATTGCTCTTCGCAGAAAaatcagtcctaggccttacccagggtttccaggccattttcttttctcttgcagAAAGGAATCTCATGAGTAGATGAGCAATAAATACAACAGCTTTCATTGAGAGGcttttaggaaggagaaggagggagggaaaggaagagggagagcaacatgttcaagagagaacacgggcttctccgaAAGTGGAGAGAGCTCCAGTACacatcccaagaggggagatgcaggagaCACATGTACTTGGGTGCCACAAGTGCATGGGAAAGTGGGTACAAGCACTACATGGGCCCAGGTACCATATGCGTGTTCAAGGGAGTATTCATATGTTTCTCCAATCTGTCCCAAGTGGGGGTTTCTAGCCAGGTAAGAATTCATTAGTAGAGAAGTTGCCAAGAGGGTAGAATTGGGAGTGCTTGATGGtcatctttgaaatttctttcttggCCTCTGTTCCTGCTGAAACTTCTCTGGAGCTTGTGTCCAGCCTTAGCTGGTCTAGGCTACCTCCAGGTACAGGTCTTATTAGGTTTTAAatcctgtgctcacaaggtgcATCTGGATAGCCTTAAGGACAGGTGGATTTACTACTCTCTAAGAATTCCAttgagggggttggggagacTTTCCCTAATATACCCACTTATATCaccatctatttttttcctgtataaTCTGTGCTAATTTTTACCTACAAAATTCCAAAAAGGTATTTGctgtattttctatttgttttgtgtcTCAGGATACGATCTATTCTGAAGAATATCCCATAAGGCTGAGTTGTGTATGTGACATTGAGGGCGGGAGAATCCTGTACATGTCTATTAATACTGTCTCTTCTAAATCCTTATTTAGAATTGCTACTTCCATAATGATTGTCTTTTTATCTGTTGAAAAAATCATGTTGAAGTTTCTGTACCGTGTGTAACTATCTTTCTGTCTAGTAGTTGCTTAATAACATGACTGAACTAAATGATATGTAGCCATAATTGCCTGCACataaaaaaaagttactatttcatgtttgtgttattgtcatttgggttctgttttgtgGCCTATATTGCGGTTGCTCAGTGTTTACAGAATGAATTCTTCTGGGTACATaagtggcagtgttcagggaacctcATAATTTCAGAGATTAAAATAATCTTGTATTCAAAACATGCACTCTACCCCATTacaaatatcactttcttctacTGAGGTTATTCAAAGAGCAAAGCATGAAATGAATGACaaattgtttatgttttttatacTTAAATTCTAAATGACACAACTCAACTTTAAATTTTAGTGATAAGTTGCTAATGAAGATTTCTATGAgacaacaattaaaatatttttctaagacactattattaataattttccaGCATATTTTTCCCTTCTGTCAACTTGCATATCACCATAGTTTTTGTTTCAGATGATGGACATTTTTGTTATAacttaattttgttataatttagtgatttattttgtaattaaaaatgaCCATTAGTCTCTCCCACAATCTCCTCATGGCATTTTTCATATCTTTGTTCCTGAAAGTGTAGATCAAAGGATTGAAGAAAGGTGGAAAGGCAGTATTAAAAACTGCCACCATTTTgtcaaaagagaatgaagaaggaGGCCGAGCATACTCAAACATACATGGGACAAAGAATAGAACCACAACAGCAACATGAGATCCACAGGTGGACagggctttcctctgtccttctgtgCTATGATTTCTCAGAGAGCGCAAGATGACACCATAGGACACTAGCAACAAGCAGAAAATTAGAATGCACATAAATCCACTATTGGCCAAGACAAAAAAGCCAAAGATGTATGTATTAGTGCAGGCCAGCTTCAATAATGGGTACAGGTCACAAATGAAGTGATCAATGGTATTGGGACCACAGAAAGGCAGCTGGGAAGTAAAAGCAATTTGTATAGTTGAATGCAGAAAGCCCCCTGTCCAGGCTAATCCAATCAAAATGCCGCAGAGTCTTGAGTTCATGATGGAGGAATAGTGCAATGGTttacagatggccacatacctgtcaaaCGCCATGGCCATAAGAACTATCAACTCTACCCCAGCAAAGAAGTGTCCCGCAAAAAGTTGGGTCAAACAGCCTACAAAGgagatggttttcttctcataCAAACAGTCACCAATCATCGTTGGAGCAATGACGGAGGAGATGCACACATCCAGGAAGGACAGGaaagccaggaagaagtacatgggggagcCCAGGAGTGCTGGACTGCTCAGGATGGTCACCACAATCAGCACATTGCCACTTACAGTTACGATATAGATGAacagaaatagaacaaataaCATTTTCTGAATATCTGGATTCTGCGAAAGTCCCAGGAGGACAAACTCAGTAACAAAACTTTGATTTTTCATGATTTATCAGGAAATATTCAAAGTTACCACAGTGAACATATAGATCTGCAATGACAAGTATAAAAGGCTCACATCAGACAGGTTTAAAATCACAGGCATACAAAATTTGGTGCACCATAGAAAAAATTGTTCTTTATTGCTTCTGCAATTTGGTAGTGGACAAGATACTgcagaggctaaggcacttgccttgcatgcagctgacctcagttcaattccttgCACTGCATTTTGTCCCCCTGAAGACCATgagaaatgacctctgagcaccatcttggataagatcctgagcactgccaggcttggCCTCAACCCAACCTCCCCATAAATGTATAATCAGTAATAAAATTAGCAATATGCTAAAAGGCGTTAGTGGGGGATCAGACCAAATGGGAAGGATGTAAGTTATTAAATAGGTAACCTGAGTTTCTGTATTGGAGCATGGCACATGTGATGAATTTAAGAAATGCTCTGATTCCAACTGTCACCTCTGATCATTCAGTAGTGAAGTGAACAACCAAATGATTAAGAGGGATTCTGAATCACACCCTAGTTCTGATGAAAGGAAAATTGCAATTTATTAGTAATGCCACATATCATCACAGAATAAGCAATTCATTTGAATGCTTCCATTATCAGGAGAATGTGATaactacaaaaaattaaaaataataagaactaCATTCTGAATTGCTTAAGGAATCATGTCTCTCACccagcaattttttaaatatatgaactgATATGTGTCTGTATAAGAATCACAATTTTCCTGTAGTTATTCCTTTGTTATAGGGAATGCATAGCTTACATTAAAAGTTCTATCAgttcatagcactgcactgtagcactgtcgtcctattgttcatcaatttgctcgagcaggcaccagtaacatctccatggagacttgttgttactctttttggtatatcaaaaTACTTGTAGAGATAGGGATAGTTTCACATGGTACAGAGGTTTTAACATGACATTTTCATcagataaaaagacaaaattaatatGGAAGTAGCACTTCTAAATGGAGGGTTAAAAGAGATGGGATTAATAGACATGTACAGGATCCTCAAGCTTTCAAAGTCACATCTTCAACTCAGTGCTGTGGGATATTCTCCAGAATAGATCACGTACGGAGACACAAAGGAAATAGAGAACAGAGCAAGTTTCTTTTCAGTATTATGTAGGTGACAGTTAGCCCAGATTAGATAGGACTAACACAGATGGCAGTGTAGGCAGGTATATTAAGGAAGGTCTCTCAACCGACTCAATGGAATTCTTAGAGAGTAATAAATCCACCCGGCCCTACCTTGTCTTTGGATGTCTTTGCTGATTTGAATTCATTGAAAAGTACAACAAAGCAAAATTAGGCAAATGGGTCTACATCAAACCAAAAAGATTTCACATTACAAAATAAACAATTgctaaaacaaagttaaaaacaaagaaagagtgaaaatattttgCTCACCTTGCATCTATCAATTGGCTAATTTGGAATACATAAAGCAATcacaactcaacaacaaaaacaaaaccaataaactCATCAAAAACTGAGTTAGACCTCTCGGGGCCTGGAGAGAGGGCAGTGGGCAAGGAGCTTTCCTCGtctgtggctgatctgggttctatcttcaacatcccatatggtgccctaacaccgcacctctaggagtgatagctgagcatctccgggtgtaccccacaacaacagaaaaaactgAGTAAAGGATATATGAGGGACTTAATACAATGCGGttgcaacaaagggccaaaggaaaCACAGTTAGCAGGAGAACTGATTCATACATTTGGATTCGGAAGGGAGGACCTTAGGGATACACGGAAGAAAGGAGGTGGGTCCACTTGTGATGGGTGCATGGAAAACCATAATTAATGTCATTGTAAATTAAAGAACCTCAATcaactaagtttttaaaaaatagaggagGAAAGCTGAGAAGACAATTCTTTTCAAAGCTACACAGAGGGCAAacaggcatatgagaaaatgctcatcACGCCAATTAtcaaagaaatccaaatcaaCAGGATTACACCAGACAGGATGACCAACGTCGAAAGAACTCAAAAGCAGTCATTTCTCAGGATGAAACCTAAAAGAAACGTTCATTTCAGTTGGTGAGAATATATTCTGATTCCACTGTTACTGAAAACAGCATGCAGGTGTatcaagatattaaaatataattcccGTATCTGGCTCTAACATCCAAACTTTTCCAATGGACCAAGATTTTTTTGAGCAAAAATATCAGAGCAAGAATTTGTTCTGTCTTCATCTACCTATAGAGAGTGAAGTCTTCTATTTTCCCTACATTTGTTGAAAGAAGTGTCTTGTTTAGGATGTAATCAGAAGATAATGATCCCAATGCATACAGCCACAGTTTGTAAAGATCACAAGAAAACAATACGTTGAAAATAAATGAGGTTTAGAACCAGCCTTATTAACTAATTGCTAACTTATACAATGTTGCTTAATATAATGGAGTGTCCAGAGGTCTATATATTTCAACTTTATATGActttgttttatctatttattttttttgcaaaataacaAAAGTTCACATACAGTTTACATGTATGTACGACAGGACTATAATGAAGATGTTTCCTGATTCTGTTTCTAAGTGAATAACATTAAAATGTTGCTTATTAGAAATGCCCTTGCCAGAAAAAGTTATCATTCTCTCTCACATAGAAAGTCAACTAACCTccagatatcttttttttccattctgagaCAATCACTGCcatatttcactttatttcccAGAGGATTCAAAGAATGATTGTACATTTACCTGCACatataaataaagtattaaaatgttatgtttatatgtatatatgtatatatgttatatttatttaaaaacgtAATAAAATGGAAGCTTATTAACAGAAtcaggattttatattttttttaatgttacttaaaatttacaaaaaacaaTACTGATAAAAATAGGTTATATTAAATAATGTTGATATAGTTTACTTTGttgttaaataaaagaataatgaaattaTTCACTTTTGTATTTCCAGGTTAGGGACCATTCAAAAACAATGCCTGAACAATAAATTCCAATTCACTTACAAATTGTTGCTAACAAAAATGTATTAAGAAAAACTCCCCTTTACTTGTAAATATAGTTATTTCAtcagtgcaaaataaaattttaaataatatagaacACAATTTTATGATTTAGCAGTGATCATCTTAGCTTTATATTAGATGagagaatatatttaaaacttcAGATAGACCTAGTTTCAAATTCAGTCtcctctatttcattttattattttatggtaCTAATTAAAGTTTGAAAGATTCAAATTTGTAACTGGATATAATAAGAATGGCCTTTGTGAGTGGGGTTGGATTGGGGGAGGCTAGAGGGGGGGAGGATAAGTAATTAGTGGAGAATGATGAGGAGACTGGGTATAACAAAAGTCTACTGGTGGAGAGTCTTGGACACTTTGAAGAGAGAGGAGATGTTACCATTGTACTTCAAAACCATGGCATCAATACTATAGCAAATATGCAATCCAAACTATAATaacttttgtccattttttaGACCTGAGCTGACTATTCtcaagtcttattcctggctctttgatcaggacctactcctagtgatgctcag
Protein-coding regions in this window:
- the LOC101555352 gene encoding olfactory receptor 4C15-like; its protein translation is MKNQSFVTEFVLLGLSQNPDIQKMLFVLFLFIYIVTVSGNVLIVVTILSSPALLGSPMYFFLAFLSFLDVCISSVIAPTMIGDCLYEKKTISFVGCLTQLFAGHFFAGVELIVLMAMAFDRYVAICKPLHYSSIMNSRLCGILIGLAWTGGFLHSTIQIAFTSQLPFCGPNTIDHFICDLYPLLKLACTNTYIFGFFVLANSGFMCILIFCLLLVSYGVILRSLRNHSTEGQRKALSTCGSHVAVVVLFFVPCMFEYARPPSSFSFDKMVAVFNTAFPPFFNPLIYTFRNKDMKNAMRRLWERLMVIFNYKINH